A genomic region of Antennarius striatus isolate MH-2024 chromosome 16, ASM4005453v1, whole genome shotgun sequence contains the following coding sequences:
- the nudt1 gene encoding oxidized purine nucleoside triphosphate hydrolase, translating to MSNTSEIEQTGDMLSAKLLTLVLVVQPERVLLGMKKRGFGAGKWNGFGGKVQHGETIEEAARRELQEECGLRVDALEKVGNIKFEFVGETQLLDVHVFRADSHHGEPTESEEMRPQWFPRHQIPFSQMWADDILWFPLMLQRKKFVGYFKFQGHDVILNHKLVEVEEL from the exons ATGTCAAACACGTCAGAAATCGAACAG ACAGGTGACATGCTAAGCGCCAAGCTGCTGACCCTGGTGCTGGTGGTCCAGCCCGAGAGGGTCCTGCTCGGCATGAAGAAGAGAGGCTTCGGGGCTGGGAAGTGGAATGGATTTGGGGGCAAAGTTCAACACGGAGAGACCATCGAAGAGGCTGCAAGGAG AGAACTCCAAGAGGAATGCGGCCTTAGGGTTGATGCTCTCGAGAAGGTTGGGAATATCAAGTTTGAATTTGTTGGTGAAACGCAGCTCCTCGACGTCCACGTATTCAGAGCCGACAGTCATCACGGAGAGCCGACCGAATCAGAGG AAATGAGGCCTCAGTGGTTTCCTCGTCACCAAATCCCTTTCAGTCAGATGTGGGCCGACGACATCTTGTGGTTTCCCTTGATGCTCCAGAGGAAGAAATTTGTGGGATACTTCAAATTTCAGGGTCACGATGTGATCCTCAACCACAAACTGGTTGAAGTAGAGGAGCTATGA
- the mrm2 gene encoding rRNA methyltransferase 2, mitochondrial, whose translation MWSVSLHRRLIHSSYCVMKKLKSRTPAEQRWVQRQLRDPYVKASHVQNYRCRSAFKLLEIDDKFRLLQPGFSVVDCGAAPGAWSQVAVQRVNSTGGDPDLPRGTVVGIDLLNIPRLDGAHFLSCHDVTDPATQAKLLELLPDGQAHVILSDMAPNASGFREMDHERLITLCLSLVKLADKILQPGGNLLCKYWDGILAHKLQETLSNVFDNVRIIRPNASRKDSSEHYFLARKHRKPIK comes from the exons ATGTGGAGTGTCTCACTTCATAGAAGACTTATACACTCCTCTTACTGTGTTATGAAGAAGTTAAAGAGTAGAACTCCCGCCGAGCAGCGCTGGGTGCAGCGGCAGCTCAGAGATCCGTATGTTAAAGCGTCTCACGTCCAGAACTACCGGTGCAGAAGCGCCTTCAAGTTGCTGGAGATAGACGACAAGTTCCGGCTACTGCAGCCTGGATTCAGCGTGGTGGACTGCGGAGCGGCTCCCGGAGCCTGGAGCCAGGTGGCGGTCCAGAGGGTCAACTCAACCGGGGGAG ATCCAGACTTGCCACGTGGCACAGTTGTTGGCATCGATCTGCTGAACATACCACGTTTGGATGgtgcccacttcctgtcctgccACGATGTCACTGACCCCGCCACACAAGCTAAGCTGTTGGAGCTGCTCCCTGACGGTCAGGCTCACGTCATCCTGAGTGACATGGCGCCCAACGCCAGTGGTTTCCGAGAGATGGACCACGAGAGACTCATCACGTTGTGTCTATCTTTGGTAAAGTTGGCTGATAAGATCCTACAGCCGGGGGGCAATCTGCTTTGTAAATACTGGGATGGAATCTTGGCTCATAAACTCCAGGAGACACTCTCGAATGTATTTGATAACGTTCGCATAATAAGGCCAAATGCCAGCAGAAAGGATTCGTCTGAGCATTATTTCCTTGCGAGAAAGCACAGAAAGCCAATAAAATGA